The genomic segment CCAGGGGTGGCTGGCCGTCGGCTGGGACCCCACCGGGCCCATCATGGAAGGCGAGGACATCCTAATCGGCTACATCCGGGGCAAGGAACTCTTTCTCCAGGATTATTTCGCCAACACCTCCGTGACGCACGCGAACGACGTCAGTCTGGGCGGCCGTGATGACATCTTGGAAGCTTCCGGGTCGGAGGACGCCTCGGGGACGATCATCGAGTTCCGGCGGCGCCTGGACACCGGAGACCGCTTCGATCGTCCGCTCGGGCCCGGGGCGCACACCGTGCAACTCGCCTACGCGCCGACGGATGACTTCGTCACCTACCACGGCGACAAGCGCACGGTCGTCAAGGTCGACTTCCAGGCCGGCGGAGCCATGGAGACCGGGTTGTTTGCCAGGCCCCGGGCTGTTGGGACCGCGCAGAATCCCTTCGCGTCGTGGCTGCTCACGGTAATCACCGGGGTGATCCTGATCGGTGGCCTGACCGCAGCCTACCTGCTCTGGCCCCGGCGGGAGAGAAACCATGCCTGAGGGTGGCCGCGTCGCCTGGCATGTCATCACCGCGGAGTTGCACACCGGCATGCTCACCCTCGCCTTCGCCAGCGCGGTGATCCGTCTGCTCGGGGAGCGGTTCACCGGTAGCCACGTGGTGTGGCGCGCCCTGGTGCGCCTGGCGGAGCCAACCGCGCTGCTGGCCGCGATCGGAGGCCTGCTGTCCCTTGTCGCCAGTATCGTCACCGGGTTTCTCTACACCTGGCCGGCGGAGGTGCTGCTGACGTCCTCCGTCGTGCTCAACAAGATTGCCCTCACCGCCTTCTCGCTCACGTTCTGGGTGGCATTTATCGCGACGCGGTGGATCTACGGCTCCGGGTTGTGGGCGCGGCCGCATCTCCGCTGGTTCTACGTCGCCCTGGCCACGGGCGGGTTCGTCACCCTGATGCTGGTCGGCTCCACGGGCGGGCATCTCGCGGGGAAGCGCAGCATGCTGGATTCAACGCTACACTACCTCGGGATCAATACGCACCTGTTGTTCACCCTCTCCCGACCGGCCGTCTACGTCATCCTGACCGCGGTGGCGCTGGCCCTCCTTTCCATTCTCACCGCGCGCGCCGCCTCTGGCCGATCGCTCCGTCGTT from the Armatimonadota bacterium genome contains:
- a CDS encoding DOMON domain-containing protein; this encodes MPDGRRTPLMAALAVSALLVLVVAGGPIAGAPASPRIDGRIEDGEYSGHYQAQKIGMELHWTIEGEYITLALRTPAQGWLAVGWDPTGPIMEGEDILIGYIRGKELFLQDYFANTSVTHANDVSLGGRDDILEASGSEDASGTIIEFRRRLDTGDRFDRPLGPGAHTVQLAYAPTDDFVTYHGDKRTVVKVDFQAGGAMETGLFARPRAVGTAQNPFASWLLTVITGVILIGGLTAAYLLWPRRERNHA